The genomic stretch CTTGCCCTTCCCATTCAATTCGATACCACATGTCTTCCGAAGACTTGATAATTACCCTGTGTCCAGGATTGACCTTGTCGATGAATTTCCCCGCGGCGGTAGGCTGTCCCATGATGATGGTTGGGCTTTCTTTGATGATCCCTGACTGGGGAGCTATAAGGAGGTTGTTGCTCAGGAATGCAAGGATGATGATGATGGCGGAGGGAATCATGTATTTTGGCTGTCGGGTCTTGTGTTTTACAAAGACAAGGATCAATGAAATGACCAATAACAAAGCAAAAGTTCCCGTGATGGGCTGTTGGTAATCGGTGAGAAACTTGAAGAATTGCGCTCTGTCAGAAATGGTGTATCCCTTCAGGTCGGGTTGATCGGTGAGCGACTTGATTTTACTGATTACTTTTTGGGAAGGATTGTGGTCATAGTATTTTGAGAGATACAGTGAGGCGTCTTCGTAGTTTCCCATGCCTTCGGTGATGTAAGCCATTTTAAGAAGCATGGCTGGAGAGTATGCTTCTTCATTTTGAAGGAGGTCAGTATAGTGACTGTAGGCCTCTTGATAGCTTTTGGCATTAAACAAAGAATCTGCTAAAATAAGCTTGTCGTTATTTGCCTGACAATTAATACTTTGCAGGATAACGAATAAAAAGACTGAAAATTTTATAATAAAGTTTCGTTTGATGTTTGGCATTTTTAAAATAGTCTCTTAAATTTGCAGTCCAATTACGACAAAGATATAACAAAAAGCAAGTCGAAATTGACAAAAAAGCAAAAACCAAAAGAGGTTTTTAAGATTTGAAAAAAGCATAATCCCTTATATAGAACGCATCGAGATAGCAGTGCATTACACACTATTTAAGGGAAAAGAAAATATGATTCCGTAGCTCAGCTGGTAGAGCAATACACTTTTAATGTATGGGTCCTGGGTTCGAGCCCCAGCGGGATCACATTGCTTGTCCGACTAGGAGAGCAGTTTTATGCTGTTGCGATACGACTCGTCAACTCCCGATTTAGGATCGGGAAGTTTGGATGTTCGAATTCGCAAAAGAGAGTTGTTCCAAATGAGGAATAGGGAAAAGTCACGGGGTGTAGCGTAGCCCGGTCATCGCGCCTGCTTTGGGAGCAGGAGGTCGCAGGTTCGAATCCTGCCACCCCGACTATCACTACTTTGAAATATAAGTATAAGGTCCTGTAGCTCAACTGGATAGAGCAACTGCCTTCTAAGCAGTAGGTTAAAGGTTCGAGTCCTTTCAGGATCACAAGAAGCGGAAAGCAATTTCCGCTTATTTATTGAATGATTATGCTGTTCTTAAAAGAAGAACTAAAGGTAAATAAAATAAATGATTCCGTAGCTCAGCTGGTAGAGCAATACACTTTTAATGTATGGGTCCTGGGTTCGAGCCCCAGCGGGATCACTTAAAGCCTGACTTTCGAGTCGGGCTTTTTGCGTTTATATGGGCTTGTGAAAACGTAGAGGCTGTGCGTGGCGCATGCGGAATAGTGGATCAAACGAAAAAGTTGGGGGGATTAGGGTTGGTTTCGATAGCACGCAGATGATGCAGGTTAATAAGATTTACGCTGATTTTTTTTGCTGGAGCACACATTCTTATTGGTAAAATAAAGAAATGCTTACCAAAACCACCTAAAAATCCCTCGTATTTCAGAAAGATTGCTTGATCCGAATCAAAGTGGTACAGAAAAGCTGGGGCTAAGTGTAGGCGTTTTTTTAAAACGAAGCACTGATCATGCTGATTTTCGCAGATTAGTATTACTGCTATCAAGGCTCGAAGGAATTTATTTCTTAAGATAAAGATATCAGTGTTTCATCACCGCAGAATTGAGTACTGTAGCGACCTGCGGATTGCATAGCTCCTGGTAGAAATATTTTTTAGCCTATCTACGCCACGGTGTACGAGTGTTGATACCTGCAATTGTTTCATAATCAGCCGTAAATATCCAATTCACGTAGGTAGGGTATAATAAAAACCCCTCACTCCATAGAAGAATGAGGGGCTGAAAGAGGGGGGAGAAAATAATGTCCGGTTATTTTTCAATCATCCTGTACACCCTTACGTAATCAATACTGAAAGAGGCAGGAAAGGCTTCTTGATCCACTCCCTCTGCACCTCCCCAGTCACCTCCTACGGCAAGGTTAAGAAGTACATGAAAGGGCTTGTCAAAGGGCCAGGAAGCGTACCCTTTTCCGTCATTGGTGAAAGTGAAGAGCAATGCATCGTCGATGTACCCTCTGATGGCGTATGGCGTCCAGTCTACCCGGTAGGTATGGTAAGCTTTACTGACATGTTCTACCTTGCGGTTTTTGCCTACTTGGGTGCCCATTTTATGGTTAAAGGCCTCCGTATGTACGGTGATGTGGACAGTGCCTTGGTCATACCCTACGTGCTCCATGATGTCGATTTCTCCAGATGCTGGCCATCCACCATATTCCCAATCGGTGGGGAGCATCCAGATTGCTGGCCAGGTGCCTTTTCCTTTTGGCAGACGGGCTTTAACTTCGATTCGACCATAAAGAAAATCACCCTTGCCTTTACTGACCAATCTAGCAGAGGTAAAATCGTTGGCTTCTTTGGCTTCGTTTTTTGCCGTAATGGTCAATACGCCATTTCCGACCTTGGCATTTTCTAAGTCTTCGGTATAGAATTGGAGTTCGTTGTTGCCCCAGCCGTGTCCACCGGTGTCATAGCCCCACTTTTCAGGATCAGGATACCCGTCATAGTCAAATTCATCCTGCCAAATCGGTGTGTTTTCAAATTCCCACCCGAGGTCTGTTGGTGGTGATGGTGCAGGGATGTTGGGGGCAGGGCCTTCTGACTGGCCAGAACAGGCAGTAGGGAAGAATCCCATCACCAAGAGAGCCAATGGGGGGTGAAATAGGTCTGATAGTATTTTTTTCATAAATCAATAGCTTTTAAGGTGTCGGGGCGACAGTTTGAATGGTTTTGGTATTCGGGATTGTATTGCTGAACTGGATGTTTTTTAGGACTTTCTGCATTACTGATATGCCTTCTGTCAGATAAGGTGGCTGGATCCTTCTCAGCGCAGCATTTTCGTTTTTGTCAAATCGCTTATACGTCCAGTGGCACCAACCGATATTCGCCTCTTCCATTTTTTCGATATTTTGCTTCAGCCAGGCGTTGTTGTTTTCTCCAGTTTCGCCTACCCATACAGGTACTTGATGTCGGTCTCTGAAAGCGGTTAAGTTGACGATCCTGTTAATTTGATTTGGATTAGGGTCCAGTATGGTATCTTCCTCGGCTGGTATCCAGTAGCGATGGGCATTGTAGATCAGGTTTTCTGGATGGGCAAAAGTGGATGGTTCCATAAGGTCATAATTGTTCCCCCAACCATTGCCTTCCACCATGATCAAATGGCTGTCTTCCATTTCCCTGATCGTCGTGATAAGACGGTCAAATAAGGCATGGATGGGGCCGTTTGAAGGGACGTTATTAGGCTCGTTGATCAGGTCGTACCATGCAATTCTATTGTCATCAATGTATTTTCCGGAAAGCATTTTCCAAAGTTCCACTGTAACCTCTTGATAGATGTGTCGTCCTTGTTCATCTTTTCTGTTCCAAAGGTCATTTTTGACCAAAATGTCGGCGATATTGGCGTCAGTACCTTGGCCTCCTGGGGCGGCATGTAGGTCTAAAATTACATACATGCCATTGGCTTCACACCAGCCCAAAAGCTTGTCCAGGATTTGAATGCCTTCAAGTTCGCCAGGATGGGCAAACAAGCTGCCTTCATCCAGCCATTTGGAAAGTCCATTGATATAATTGTTTAGTTGGGTGGTGTCTATGATCGCCTTATTCCTCATTGATCGTTGAGTGGAGGTGAGAAACAGCTCATAGTGCATGGGGATTCTAATCGCGTTGAACCCAAGTGAGGCAATATTATCAATGTCTTTCTTGGTGATGAATTTATCCCGCCATTCTTGGTAAAAGGCTTCCACTTCTTCCATGGATAGTCCTTGGTCGTAAAGGGCCTTTTTCATCTGCCATTGCGTGCCGATTTTGCTTCCTTTTGGATTGAGCATATAGCCTTCCTGAAGCAGCCAGCCTCCTAAGCCGATAGCTCTCAATATCACTTCCTCTCCCTGCTCGTTGACGACTTTCGTTTTGTCCGCAGAAAGTTTGCTCATTGAGCTGTCCGGCAAGTGGGACGTGGTATTGTGGCTATTGTTCCCGGAAGTGCATCCGGGAAACAATAAAATACCACAAATACTCAACAATAGAAATAATAGGTTGGATAGTTTGGTCATTATAATAGGTTTTTGGG from Echinicola soli encodes the following:
- a CDS encoding SH3 domain-containing protein, which gives rise to MFNAKSYQEAYSHYTDLLQNEEAYSPAMLLKMAYITEGMGNYEDASLYLSKYYDHNPSQKVISKIKSLTDQPDLKGYTISDRAQFFKFLTDYQQPITGTFALLLVISLILVFVKHKTRQPKYMIPSAIIIILAFLSNNLLIAPQSGIIKESPTIIMGQPTAAGKFIDKVNPGHRVIIKSSEDMWYRIEWEGQDAYVKKNAVSKL
- a CDS encoding glycoside hydrolase family 16 protein, encoding MKKILSDLFHPPLALLVMGFFPTACSGQSEGPAPNIPAPSPPTDLGWEFENTPIWQDEFDYDGYPDPEKWGYDTGGHGWGNNELQFYTEDLENAKVGNGVLTITAKNEAKEANDFTSARLVSKGKGDFLYGRIEVKARLPKGKGTWPAIWMLPTDWEYGGWPASGEIDIMEHVGYDQGTVHITVHTEAFNHKMGTQVGKNRKVEHVSKAYHTYRVDWTPYAIRGYIDDALLFTFTNDGKGYASWPFDKPFHVLLNLAVGGDWGGAEGVDQEAFPASFSIDYVRVYRMIEK
- a CDS encoding glycoside hydrolase family 5 protein — encoded protein: MTKLSNLLFLLLSICGILLFPGCTSGNNSHNTTSHLPDSSMSKLSADKTKVVNEQGEEVILRAIGLGGWLLQEGYMLNPKGSKIGTQWQMKKALYDQGLSMEEVEAFYQEWRDKFITKKDIDNIASLGFNAIRIPMHYELFLTSTQRSMRNKAIIDTTQLNNYINGLSKWLDEGSLFAHPGELEGIQILDKLLGWCEANGMYVILDLHAAPGGQGTDANIADILVKNDLWNRKDEQGRHIYQEVTVELWKMLSGKYIDDNRIAWYDLINEPNNVPSNGPIHALFDRLITTIREMEDSHLIMVEGNGWGNNYDLMEPSTFAHPENLIYNAHRYWIPAEEDTILDPNPNQINRIVNLTAFRDRHQVPVWVGETGENNNAWLKQNIEKMEEANIGWCHWTYKRFDKNENAALRRIQPPYLTEGISVMQKVLKNIQFSNTIPNTKTIQTVAPTP